Within Sulfurihydrogenibium subterraneum DSM 15120, the genomic segment GTTTACCTATAAACATAAAATTACTCTCTCCTTCAGCTTCCTACTGCTTCCACGCAAAAGATTACGGAGTAGCTCCAACTTATAAAGGAGTAGACCAAGCTCTTTCTTTAGGAGATGTGAAAGTAAGAATATTTGGAAAACCCACAACAAGACCAAAAAGAAGAATGGGTATCACTTTAGCAACTGCCAATACGGTAGAAGAAGCAAGAAAATTAGCAAAAAAAGCAGCAGAGTTTATAAAAGTAGAAGTTGATTAATTTATGAAAAAGGTTTATTATTATACTATTAGATTTTGTTAAAAAATTTTCGGAGGGAAATAAAAGTGAAAAAGATAAAATTAATGTCCTTAACAGTTATATCTGCAGCTTTGATAGTAGGTTGCTCTAAGAAAGAAGAAGCACCTCAAACACAGTCTCAACAGCCAGCCCAAGTCCAACAAACACAACAGCAACCAGAACAGCAGCCAGCTCAGCAACAAGCTCAGCAGCAGGAAAAAACTCAAGAACAAAAAACAGCAGAACAACAACCTGTAAACCAACAAAAAGCTCAAGAGTCTAAACCTCAAGAAAAAACAGAAGCTAAAAAAGAAGCTAAAAAAGAGGAGAAAAAAGAAGAAACAAAAGTTGCTAAAGTAGATGGAGAATCTATTTTTAAATCAAAAGGTTGTACTGCTTGCCATCAAGCTGCAGCTGATACAGTAGGACCAGCTTTAAAGAAAATCGCTTCTGCATACTCTGGAAAAAAAGAAGACTTAATTAAATTCTTCAGTGGCGAAGGAAAGGCAATAGTTGACCCTGCAAAAGAAGCTGTAATGAAACCACAAATAGAGATAACTAAAAAATTATCAAAAGAAGAAAAAGAAGCTTTGGCAGAATTTATTTTAAAACATTAATTTAAGGAGGTGTGTCATCATGGAAATGACTTTTGGCGGAATTCCAAGTGCTGAAGTAATTTTGCTAGTATTAATGTTAACTCAACTTGTGTTCTTATGGGGTTCAATAATGTACAAAATGGGAACAAAAGAGGAAAAGTAATTTAGGATTTACCTCCCTCTATTTAGAGGGAGAAAACTTATTTAAAAGGAGATTTTATGGAAAAGAAAGCTTATGCTTTTGTTTTTGCTGGATTTTTTATTACAGAAAAAAACCCACAGGAAATTTTTAGAGAAGACGTGACAGCTCAAGACATGGAAGAAATTGAAAAATTAATAAGGGAAAAGTTATTTAAGCCTGGTGTAGATGTAGCGCTAGCACCTTCTATCGTTCCTCCACATCAAGCTAACGATTTATTAAACGAATTTGGTAATGTAATTTTTGGAAGAGGAGAAGCAAATGCTTAAACTTGGTATATCTGGTGTAATGGGTAGAATGGGAAGAACTATTGCAAGCCTTGCATCTAGCGACCCAGATATATTAATCACAGTTGGTATTGAAAGTCCAGACTGTGCCCATTTACATAACACTGTTGGAGAAATAATAAATAAAAAAGATTTATCAGCTCCAATTACTTCCGATTTATCCCAAGTCATAGACCAAATTGACGTACTTATAGATTTTGCTGCCAATCAAGAAGCAGTTCTTGGGCATTTAAGAGTACTTGCAGCAGATAAAAAAGCTGCAGTAATAGGAACAACAGGATTTTTAGATTATCAACTTCAAGAAATAAAAGAAATTTCAAAAGAAATTCCTGTTGTTTTAGCTCCAAATATGAGTATAGGTGTAAATCTTCTGTTTAAACTTGTAGAAAAGGCTGCAAGAGTTTTAAAGGATAAAGGTTTTGATATAGAAGTAGTTGAGATGCATCACAGATATAAAAAAGATGCACCATCTGGAACAGCGATGAAAATCGTTGATATACTTAAAAAAGAAACTGGTATAGAAAAAGTTGTATACGGTAGAGAAGGGACAACTGGAGAAAGAAGTAGTAAAGAAATAGGTGTTTTTGCACTAAGAGGTGGAGATGTAGTAGGAGACCATACGGTTATATTTGCAGCTGCTGGAGAAAGAATAGAGCTTACTCATAAAGCAAGCTCAAGAGAGATATTTGCAAAAGGTGCAATAGAAGCTGCAAAGTGGGTTAAAGATAAGCCTGCAGGACTTTACGATATGAGCGATGTCCTTGGTTTAAATGAGTAAAAATATAAATAAAACTTTTTCTTTTTTATCTATAGGATTACATCTTGTTTCTGGAGTAATAGTTGGAGTGGGGGTGGGTTATTTACTTGACAAATACTTTGATACATCTCCTTATTTAACTATAATTTTTTTCTTTTTAGGTTTGGCAGCAGGTTTTAGAAATATGTATATAGATGCTAAAAAGTATATTCAATCTGAAGAGAAGAATAATTAAACTCTTGCTTTTTCAAAAATAAAACCATATATTTAAAATTAAACAAAAAAGTTTAGGAGGGTAGTCATGAACTTTGAAAAGTATGTAGAAAAGGGAAATCTTTTTCTTAAAGACCTTGCTCAGGAGTTAGGAAATCCTGATGACAAAGAGAAAGCAGGGAGAGTTTTAAGAACAGTTTTACACGTTTTAAGAAGAAGATTGACATTAGAAGAATCTTTTGATTTAATCTCTCAACTTCCTATGTGTATTAAAGCTGTTTATATTGATGGATGGAAACCTTCTCCTATGCCAGACAAAACCATCAAAACAGTGGAAGACTTTATCCACGAAGTTTTAGAAGAAGATAGAAGAGCTGCAGGTAAAGACTTTGGAAACGAAGACCATGCAAAACAAGTGATAAAAGCCGTATTCAGAGTTATTAAAAGACACGTATCAGACGGAGAGATACAAGACGTTAAAGGAGATTTACCAAAGAGCTTAAAAGCTCTCTGGGAAGATTAATTGATAGGAGAGGGTTATCCCTCTCCTTCCTTATTCTCTTGATTCTTTAACTCTTCAACAGGATTTTTCTGATTATATTTTTTAGCTCTTTCATCTTCTTGTTGATGTTTCTTAACAAACTTAAACACATAAACTAGTATAATTATAGCTATAGTCCATCCTATAAAATGGACTATCCCTTGCATTGCTGAGTAATTATGTAAAAAATTTAAAGATCCTGTATACGGTTCCATCTTTTCTCCTCAAAAATTTAAGACTTTAAAATCTTCAATAATGACTGCTATCATAGTATAATAATAAAAATTCCTTATTCTATTATAACAAATTTAAGGAGGTTTCTATGGCATTACAAGGAGTAATTGACACATTAAAAAAAATCACTCTTGAAGAAATAGGAGTAAGCTTTTCTATCGCTGATTTAATGAAAGATTTAAAGATAGACGGAAACAATGTTTATATTAAAGTTTTCTCTCCAAGCGAAAAGTATCATAGCTTTTTAAAAGAAAAAATAGAAAAAGCTTTAAAATCTATCGGAGCTGAAAAAGTAGAAGTTGAATTTTCAAGTGAACCCCCATCCCAAAGACAAACACAGCCACCACCTCCTCCACCACAGGCTAACCCTTTTGAAACCAGAAGAAGAATCCCTAATGTAAAAAAAGTTATAGCTGTAGCTTCAGGAAAAGGTGGGGTAGGTAAGTCAACAGTAGCCGTCAATCTTGCATCTGCATTAAAAAAGTTAGGATATAACGTAGGATACTTAGATGCGGATATGTATGGTCCAAGTGGTCCAACTATGTTTGGAGCAAAAGATAAAAAGGTAATGGCAAGACAAACACCAGAGGGAGATAAAATTATAGCTCCAGAAGCTCACGGTGTAAAAGTAATGTCAATAGGATTTTTATTACCATCTGAAGACACACCTGTTATATGGAGAGGTCCTGTTTTATTCAAGGCTCTTACTCAGTTCTTATTTGATATAGATTGGGGAGAAGAACCTTTAGACTTTTTAGTTATAGATTTACCACCGGGAACTGGGGACGTACAGATTACTCTTGGTCAAACGGCAGAGATAGATGGAGCTGTTATAGTAACAACACCTCAAGATGTTGCTCTTATAGACGTTAAAAAGGGAATACAGATGTTTAACGAAGTCCAAATTCCAATTCTTGGAGTAGTTGAAAATATGAGTTATTTTGTATGCCCAGATAGTGGAAAAGTTTATGAGATATTTGGTAAAAGTAAAACAGAAGAAGTTGCTAAAAATTACGGTGTAGAACTTTTAGGAAGAATACCAATAGAGCCAAAGGTTGCAGAGTTTTCAGACCTTGGAATACCTATAGTATTTGCAAAGGAAGATTCTCAATCTGCAAAAGAGTTTATAAACATAGCAGAAAAAATTATTAGAAAACTAAGTTTAACGTAAGGAGGAAATATTATGAGAAGAATATATGTAGACCATTTGGCTACAACACCTGTTTGTGATGAAGCCATAGAAGCTATGATGCCTTACTTTAAAGAAAAGTTTGGTAATCCTACATCTTTACACGAGATGGGAATAGAGGCTAAAAAGGCAATAAATAGAGCCAGAGAACAGGTGGCACAGCTTTTAAATGTTAGTAATCCTGATGACATAGTTTTTACATCTGGAGCAATAGAAGCGAATAATCTTGCAATAAAAGGATTTGCAAAAGCTCCAGGAAGAAGAGGAAAACACATAGTAGTATCCGCTATCGAGCACCACTCAATCTTACACTCCTGTAAGACTTTAGAAAAAGAAGGGTTTGAAATAACAGAAGTCCAGCCAGATGAGTATGGAATAATAGACCCTCAAAAGTTAGCTGATGCTGTTAGAGAAGATACAATACTCGTATCTGTAGGATTTGCAAACAGAGAAATAGGAACAATTCAAGATATGCCAGCTTTAGTAGCTGCTGTTAAAGAAAAGAACCCAAGAGTAGTTTTCCACTCTGATATAGCTGCGGCAGTTGGACATATGCCAGTTGACGTAGAAGGCTGGGGACTTGATATGGCTTCATTTACAGGACATTACTTCTACGCACCAAAAGGAGTAGGAGGACTATATGTTAAAAAAGGTATAAGGTTAAAACCACTTATAGAAGGTGGAATACAGGAAGGTGGTAGAAGAGCTGGGACAGAAAATGTACCGGGTATAGTTGGTATGGGAGCTGCGGCAGAGCTTGCTATCAAAGAGATGGACGATAGAGTAAATAGATTAAGGTATTTAAGAGATAAACTCAAAAAAGGAATTGAGGAAAGAATACCTCACATACGATTTACAGGACATCCAGAAAAAAGACTTCCAAACCATCTATCTTTAATCGTTATGTACATAGAAGGAGAAGCTATGCTTCTTATGTTAAACATCAAAAAAACATATACAGCTTCTGGTTCAGCTTGTGTTTCTTACGCACTAAAACAATCTCACGTTTTAGCTGCTATCGGAGTAGAAAAAGAAGCTTCTAACGGGTCTATAGTCTTCTCTCTTGGTAGAGATAACACAGAAGAAGATATAGATTACATCATTGAAGAGTATCCAAAAGTTATTGCAAGACTGAGAGAAATATCTCCATTCAACCCTGAAAACTGGGAAGACTTTACAAAGAAAGCTTCAAAATTCAAGTAAAAAGTGATTTTTATCATTGGAAAGACTGTGGAAAAGAAATACTATAACTTAAAATAAATCGGAGGTAAAGTAAGATGTTTGAATATACAGAAAAAGTTATGGATCACTTTATGAACCCAAGAAACTTGGGAGAAATACCAAATCCAGATGGATATGGTCAGTGTGGAAACCCATCTTGTGGTGATGCTATGTTGTTTACTATAAAAGTAGATAAAGACACAGACATAATCACAGACGTTAAGTTTAAAACTTTTGGTTGTGGTTCTGCTATAGCTGTTTCTTCAGTTTTAACAGAGATGGTTAAAGGAAAACCTATAGACTATGCGTTAAACTTGACTTACAAAGAAATATTTGAAGAGCTTGGTGGATTACCACCACAAAAAATACACTGTACAAATCTTGGACTTGAAACTCTCCACGTTGCTATAAAAGACTATCTCCTAAAACAAGGTAGAGTAGAAGAAGCAAGCAAAATACCAGACTGTATAGAAGAAGACCACGAAGAAGAAACTCCAGTATCTTTAGAACATATAGGATAATGAAAAGAAAAGCAGTAGCATTATACTCTGGTGGGCTTGATAGTACTCTTGCTATCAAGCTCATTCAAAATCAAGGAATAGACGTATTAGCTGTACACTTTTACACAGGTTTTTGCATAACAGAAACAAAAAGAAGAAGGGGGGAAAAGAAAGAAGACGGCACCCACTACATGAATCCTGCATTAAAGTACGCTGCCAAGTATGGTTTCCCTCTTGAGATAGTAGACATTTCCAATGGATATATGGATGTTATTCTAAATCCAAAATACGGATACGGGGCAAACATAAACCCTTGTATAGACTGTAGAATATACATGTTTAAAAAAGCTAAACAGATAATGGAAGAAATCGGAGCTGACTTTATCATATCTGGAGAAGTTTTAGGACAAAGACCTAAAAGCCAAAAATCCTTACCGCTGAAAATAATAGAAAGGGACTCAGGTTTAGAAGGGTTGATACTAAGACCATTATCAGCAAAAAGATTACCTCCAACTATTCCAGAGTTAAAAGGTTGGGTAGATAGGGAAAAATTAGAAGGTATAGTAGGAAGAAGTAGAAAGAGACAGTTAGAACTTGCAAAAGAATTAGGTATAGATGAGTTTGAATCTCCTGCAGGTGGTTGCTGTTATCTAACAGATGAAAATTACGCCTACAAATACAAAGAAACTATGGCAGTTGAAGGAAAGATAGCTCAAGAAGATTTAGTATTATTTACAGTAGGAAGACACTTTAGATTAGATTCTGGAACAAAAGTTATAGTTTCAAGAAATGAAGGAGAAAATAACTTCTTATCAGGTTTTTCAAAGAGATATCACTACTTTGAACCGATTGGAAAAGGTCCAGTGGCAATAGCAAAACCTCTACATGATAATAACTTAGACGAAGACGATAAACAGATAATAGCAAACATAATAGCCAGATACTCAAAAACTGTTGATGGAAAAATAGATGTTAAGTATAATAATGAAGAGATTTTAACTGGAATACCTTTTGACGATGAAACTTTAAACCAGTGGAGGATAAGTTTATGGAAATCAAACCAGACATAGTACATGACGCAACTGGAACTTACTGTCCAATTCCAATAACGGAACTTGCAAAAGTTATGAAAAAAGCAGAAAAAGGGCAGATAGTTGAGCTTTTAGCAGACGATGAAGGTGCTATCCAAGATGTGCCTGCTTGGTGTCAAACAACAGGCAATGAGTACTTAGGCTATAAAGAAGAAGATGGAGTATATCACTTTTACGTTAGAAAGGTTTAGCTATGAAGCTAAATTTAGAAAGTAAAATTTCTGATATATATAAGCATTATCCTCAGTTAGAAGAAAAGTTTAAACCTTATTTTAAATACTTTTACGAAGAAAAGTTAGACAGTATTTTATTTAGAAAATTAAGCCTGATTGGTGCTTTAAAACTTTTAAACATCCCTGAAGAAGATAGAGAAAAAATTATTCAAGAGTTTTATAAGACCGTCAATAAACATTGAGGTGGTATTATGGTTATTGAAGACAAAGAACAAGAAGTAAAAGAAGTTTTAGAAAAAATTAGACCAGCTCTTAAGGCAGATGCAGGAAATATAGATTTAGTTAAAGTTGAAAATGATGAAGTATTTTTAAAGCTCTATGGAACTTGTCAAACCTGTCCTGTAGCTGATATGACTATGAAAGATCTTGTTGTTTACACTATAAAAGAATCTTTACCCTGGGTTAAAGCTGTAAACATAGGAGAAGAAAAGTATCAGATTATATGATTTTAGACGGACAGACAAAAGTTTACGGTATATTTGGCTATCCTGTTAAACATTCAAAATCCCCAACCTTTCAAACAGCTGCCTTTTTATATCTTGGTATAAATGCAGTTTACGTACCTTTTGAAGTAAATCCAGATGATTTAGAAAAAGCTGTAGAATCTTTAAAAGTGTTAAAAATAGCTGGTGTAAACATCACAATTCCTCATAAAGAAAATGTAATTAATTATGTCAATGAACTTTCAGAAGAAGTAAAAGTTATAAAAGCTGCAAACACAATAAAAAATGTAGATGGATACTTGATTGCATACAACACTGATTGGATTGGCTTTATAGAAGGATTAAAAGAGTTAGAGCCAAATTTAGAAGGTAAGAAGGTTTTAGTTATAGGTGCGGGAGGCTCTTCCAGAGCTATTATTTATGGTTTGCTAAAAGAAAATGTAGATAAAATTTATCTTGCAAATAGGACGTTACAAAGGGCAGAAAAACTTATACAAGAGTATAAAGAGTATTTTAGGATAGTAGATAAAATAATAACTCCTATCTCTTTACAAGATATAGAAACATTTTTAAGCGATGTAGATATAATAGTCAACACAACTTCTGTAGGTTTAAACAATGAAGATTTTCCACTTTTTGATTATAACATATTAAAAGAGTCTCAGACTGTTGTAGATATTATCTATAAAGAAACAAAACTTTTAAAAGCTGCAAAAGAAAAAGGTTGCAAATACCAAAATGGTTTTCCAATGCTTATATATCAAGGTGCAAAATCCTTTGAAATCTGGACTGGTCAAAAAGCCCCCGTAGAAGTAATGAAAAAATCTTTAGGCTTGTGATTTTTTAAAATTAGTGTATAATGTATAGCAAGAAAAGAGGAAAAAAATCCTCCATTAGATACATAGTCAGGGGATCAATCAATAAAGATCTAATGTAAGTCGGAGATTCTTTTCCTCTTTAAAAAACATTTTTTTAAGGAGGCATTTTTATGTCGAACAAAACGTTCAAAGATTTAGGTATTTCTCAAGAGACTTTAAAGTCTTTAGAAAGTCTTGGTTATTCAAAACCAACAGAGATTCAAGAAAAAGCAATTCCAGCAGTTTTAAGCGGTAAAGACTTGGTAGCACAAGCCCAAACAGGAACTGGTAAAACAGCAGCTTTCGGTATTCCGATAGTTGAAAGTGTTAATCCTAAACAGAAAAAAATTCAAGCATTAATTTTAGTTCCAACAAGAGAGCTTGCAATTCAAGTTGCAAAAGAGATTAAAGATTTAGGAAAGAATAAAAAAGTTTTTGTTTTATCTGTTTATGGTGGAAAATCTATGAAACACCAGATAGACTTTCTTAAGAAAGGTAATGATGTTGTAATAGTAGGAACGCCAGGAAG encodes:
- a CDS encoding c-type cytochrome gives rise to the protein MKKIKLMSLTVISAALIVGCSKKEEAPQTQSQQPAQVQQTQQQPEQQPAQQQAQQQEKTQEQKTAEQQPVNQQKAQESKPQEKTEAKKEAKKEEKKEETKVAKVDGESIFKSKGCTACHQAAADTVGPALKKIASAYSGKKEDLIKFFSGEGKAIVDPAKEAVMKPQIEITKKLSKEEKEALAEFILKH
- the dapB gene encoding 4-hydroxy-tetrahydrodipicolinate reductase, which produces MLKLGISGVMGRMGRTIASLASSDPDILITVGIESPDCAHLHNTVGEIINKKDLSAPITSDLSQVIDQIDVLIDFAANQEAVLGHLRVLAADKKAAVIGTTGFLDYQLQEIKEISKEIPVVLAPNMSIGVNLLFKLVEKAARVLKDKGFDIEVVEMHHRYKKDAPSGTAMKIVDILKKETGIEKVVYGREGTTGERSSKEIGVFALRGGDVVGDHTVIFAAAGERIELTHKASSREIFAKGAIEAAKWVKDKPAGLYDMSDVLGLNE
- a CDS encoding AtpZ/AtpI family protein codes for the protein MSKNINKTFSFLSIGLHLVSGVIVGVGVGYLLDKYFDTSPYLTIIFFFLGLAAGFRNMYIDAKKYIQSEEKNN
- a CDS encoding DUF2267 domain-containing protein, with product MNFEKYVEKGNLFLKDLAQELGNPDDKEKAGRVLRTVLHVLRRRLTLEESFDLISQLPMCIKAVYIDGWKPSPMPDKTIKTVEDFIHEVLEEDRRAAGKDFGNEDHAKQVIKAVFRVIKRHVSDGEIQDVKGDLPKSLKALWED
- a CDS encoding Mrp/NBP35 family ATP-binding protein produces the protein MALQGVIDTLKKITLEEIGVSFSIADLMKDLKIDGNNVYIKVFSPSEKYHSFLKEKIEKALKSIGAEKVEVEFSSEPPSQRQTQPPPPPPQANPFETRRRIPNVKKVIAVASGKGGVGKSTVAVNLASALKKLGYNVGYLDADMYGPSGPTMFGAKDKKVMARQTPEGDKIIAPEAHGVKVMSIGFLLPSEDTPVIWRGPVLFKALTQFLFDIDWGEEPLDFLVIDLPPGTGDVQITLGQTAEIDGAVIVTTPQDVALIDVKKGIQMFNEVQIPILGVVENMSYFVCPDSGKVYEIFGKSKTEEVAKNYGVELLGRIPIEPKVAEFSDLGIPIVFAKEDSQSAKEFINIAEKIIRKLSLT
- a CDS encoding cysteine desulfurase family protein, encoding MRRIYVDHLATTPVCDEAIEAMMPYFKEKFGNPTSLHEMGIEAKKAINRAREQVAQLLNVSNPDDIVFTSGAIEANNLAIKGFAKAPGRRGKHIVVSAIEHHSILHSCKTLEKEGFEITEVQPDEYGIIDPQKLADAVREDTILVSVGFANREIGTIQDMPALVAAVKEKNPRVVFHSDIAAAVGHMPVDVEGWGLDMASFTGHYFYAPKGVGGLYVKKGIRLKPLIEGGIQEGGRRAGTENVPGIVGMGAAAELAIKEMDDRVNRLRYLRDKLKKGIEERIPHIRFTGHPEKRLPNHLSLIVMYIEGEAMLLMLNIKKTYTASGSACVSYALKQSHVLAAIGVEKEASNGSIVFSLGRDNTEEDIDYIIEEYPKVIARLREISPFNPENWEDFTKKASKFK
- a CDS encoding iron-sulfur cluster assembly scaffold protein; protein product: MFEYTEKVMDHFMNPRNLGEIPNPDGYGQCGNPSCGDAMLFTIKVDKDTDIITDVKFKTFGCGSAIAVSSVLTEMVKGKPIDYALNLTYKEIFEELGGLPPQKIHCTNLGLETLHVAIKDYLLKQGRVEEASKIPDCIEEDHEEETPVSLEHIG
- a CDS encoding tRNA 2-thiouridine(34) synthase MnmA, encoding MKRKAVALYSGGLDSTLAIKLIQNQGIDVLAVHFYTGFCITETKRRRGEKKEDGTHYMNPALKYAAKYGFPLEIVDISNGYMDVILNPKYGYGANINPCIDCRIYMFKKAKQIMEEIGADFIISGEVLGQRPKSQKSLPLKIIERDSGLEGLILRPLSAKRLPPTIPELKGWVDREKLEGIVGRSRKRQLELAKELGIDEFESPAGGCCYLTDENYAYKYKETMAVEGKIAQEDLVLFTVGRHFRLDSGTKVIVSRNEGENNFLSGFSKRYHYFEPIGKGPVAIAKPLHDNNLDEDDKQIIANIIARYSKTVDGKIDVKYNNEEILTGIPFDDETLNQWRISLWKSNQT
- a CDS encoding sulfurtransferase TusA family protein, encoding MEIKPDIVHDATGTYCPIPITELAKVMKKAEKGQIVELLADDEGAIQDVPAWCQTTGNEYLGYKEEDGVYHFYVRKV
- a CDS encoding NifU family protein; this translates as MVIEDKEQEVKEVLEKIRPALKADAGNIDLVKVENDEVFLKLYGTCQTCPVADMTMKDLVVYTIKESLPWVKAVNIGEEKYQII
- the aroE gene encoding shikimate dehydrogenase, which encodes MILDGQTKVYGIFGYPVKHSKSPTFQTAAFLYLGINAVYVPFEVNPDDLEKAVESLKVLKIAGVNITIPHKENVINYVNELSEEVKVIKAANTIKNVDGYLIAYNTDWIGFIEGLKELEPNLEGKKVLVIGAGGSSRAIIYGLLKENVDKIYLANRTLQRAEKLIQEYKEYFRIVDKIITPISLQDIETFLSDVDIIVNTTSVGLNNEDFPLFDYNILKESQTVVDIIYKETKLLKAAKEKGCKYQNGFPMLIYQGAKSFEIWTGQKAPVEVMKKSLGL